One stretch of Meriones unguiculatus strain TT.TT164.6M chromosome 7, Bangor_MerUng_6.1, whole genome shotgun sequence DNA includes these proteins:
- the LOC110539945 gene encoding olfactory receptor 1L4, with the protein MAVTNLTYQPQFQLLGLVDGTDAHPLLFLLFLSIYLLNALGNLSMVVLVRSDGALCAPMYYFLGHLSLVDVCFTTVTVPRLLATLLHPGQAVSFQACFAQMYFFVALGITESYLLAAMSYDRAVAVCWPLHYSAVMTSWRCLALVAASWAVAHLHSLLHTLLISALSYPRCAPVRHFFCDMTVMLSLATSDTSAAETAIFSEGLAVVLTPLLLVSLSYTCILVAVLRVRTTGGRRRAFSTCGAHLVVVSLFFGSVLSVYFRPSSSYSARYDRMASVVYAVVTPTLNPFIYSLRNKEVKGALKRGFRWRASPQVE; encoded by the coding sequence ATGGCTGTGACCAACCTCACATACCAACCCCAGTTCCAGCTCCTTGGCTTGGTGGATGGCACAGATGCCCACCcgctgctgtttctgcttttcCTTAGCATCTACCTGCTCAATGCCCTGGGAaacctgagcatggtggtgctGGTGAGGTCCGACGGGGCCCTGTGTGCGCCCATGTATTACTTCCTGGGTCACCTGAGCCTCGTGGATGTCTGCTTTACCACAGTCACTGTCCCCAGACTGCTGGCCACCCTGCTCCACCCTGGCCAGGCTGTGTCCTTCCAGGCTTGCTTTGCCCAGATGTACTTCTTTGTAGCGCTGGGCATCACTGAGAGCTACCTCTTGGCAGCCATGTCCTACGACCGCGCGGTGGCCGTGTGCTGGCCGCTGCACTACAGTGCAGTCATGACGTCTTGGCGCTGCCTTGCGCTGGTGGCCGCGTCCTGGGCTGTGGCCCATCTGCACTCCCTGCTGCACACCCTGCTCATCTCCGCGCTCTCCTACCCGCGGTGCGCCCCAGTGCGACACTTTTTTTGTGACATGACCGTGATGCTGAGCTTGGCGACCTCTGACACGTCAGCTGCAGAGACTGCCATCTTCTCGGAGGGCCTGGCAGTGGTGCTGACCCCTCTGCTCCTCGTATCCCTCTCCTATACATGCATCCTTGTGGCAGTGCTCAGAGTGCGGACCACAGGAGGCCGGCGCCGCGCATTCTCCACCTGTGGGGCCCACCTGGTGGTGGTGTCGCTTTTCTTTGGCTCAGTCCTCTCTGTCTACTTCCGGCCATCATCCTCCTACTCAGCTCGCTATGACCGCATGGCCAGTGTGGTCTATGCAGTGGTCACACCGACCTTGAACCCTTTTATCTATAGTCTTCGTAACAAAGAGGTCAAAGGAGCCCTAAAAAGGGGGTTTAGATGGAGAGCTTCACCGCAAGTTGAGTAA
- the LOC110539949 gene encoding olfactory receptor 1-like codes for MERRNQTHVSGFLLLGLPIPPEHQHLFYALFLAMYLTTVLGNLIIMILILLDSRLHTPMYLFLSNLSFSDLCFSSVTMPKLLQNMQSHVPSITYAGCLAQMYFFLLFADLESFLLVAMAYDRYVAICFPLHYTIIMSPKLCLCLMALSWTLTTVISLSHTLLMARLSFCADHVIPHFFCDMSALLKLACSDIQINEMLIFILGGLVIIVPFLLIFLSYARIVSSILKIPSSRSIRKAFSTCGSHLSVVSLFYGTIIGLYLCPSANNSTVKETVMAVMYTVVTPMLNPFIYSFRNQDIKGALKRVFSKQTASLSLRQ; via the coding sequence atggaaagaagaaatcaaaCTCATGTCTCAGGGTTCCTCCTCCTGGGCCTGCCCATCCCCCCAGAGCACCAGCACCTGTTCTATGCCCTGTTCCTGGCCATGTACCTCACCACTGTTCTGGGGAACCTCATCATCATGATCCTCATTCTACTGGACTCCCGTCTTCACACGCCCATGTACTTGTTTCTCAGCAACTTGTCCTTCTCTGACCTCTGCTTTTCCTCTGTCACAATGCCCAAGTTGCTGCAGAACATGCAGAGCCACGTTCCATCCATCACTTACGCAGGCTGCCTGGCACAAATGTACTTTTTCCTGCtttttgcagaccttgaaagctTCCTCCTTGTGgccatggcctatgaccgctacgTGGCCATCTGCTTCCCCCTGCACTATACTATCATCATGAGCCCCAAGCTGTGTCTCTGCCTGATGGCACTGTCTTGGACACTGACCACAGTCATCTCATTGTCACACACTCTGCTCATGGCTCGACTCTCTTTCTGTGCTGACCACGTGATCCCTCACTTTTTCTGTGACATGTCAGCTCTTCTGAAGTTAGCTTGCTCTGACATTCAGATCAATGAAATGCTGATATTTATCTTGGGAGGACTTGTCATTATTGTCCCATTCCTGCTGATATTTTTATCTTATGCACGAATAGTGTCCTCCATCCTCAAGATCCCCTCTTCTAGAAGCATCCGCAAGGCCTTCTCCACCTGTGGCTCCCACCTCTCTGTGGTATCTCTCTTCTATGGGACAATCATTGGTCTCTACTTATGTCCATCAGCTAATAACTCTACTGTGAAGGAGACTGTCATGGCTGTGATGTACACAGTGGTGACTCCTATGCTGAACCCCTTCATCTACAGCTTCAGGAATCAGGACATAAAGGGAGCTTTAAAAAGGGTGTTTTCAAAGCAGACGGCTAGTTTGTCTCTGAGACAGTga